A window of the Zeugodacus cucurbitae isolate PBARC_wt_2022May chromosome 4, idZeuCucr1.2, whole genome shotgun sequence genome harbors these coding sequences:
- the LOC105217049 gene encoding N-acetyltransferase eco — translation METPKSLRKPRTTRNPTPRLSERKKSLFSDGEIKVAGNDMLEGIELLDSSHISENNNINTRSRRNIEKLLDSNHKSSTISFLNDALIDTEKPVRTSPLRRSPRTKCVKINLQNIALKIPSGKENAPNTDQADCSDEQLQKMFKSSMTITCNSTPEIINGCPVLRSEAHKRSHESTEENLGLSPHKKTQKISSYDEVSATISTTKFYSTSRPTNLCSEVQKNMSAVIKSPPLTSKNISPRTRSRRSFGQININKGVKHKIRRPVRTIVSGKSSVRGSLSSVDIDTILKNVRNENLKNRIASKRVERQNIEKIHNIFRSCKNPIEMARPLTVISGIDDTNNNISEYVLSTSKNDQEIQMVEDIDTDFSDIDSNFDEYEEISNAEEIIPLISHEPATIEAAIVGNDSLSETASVPTKKKFFKSGRSNNTPKEIRITDNIRASVCNGKLSLIQEEKKIKKKPKRRTSTTYDISDEQATVEAILKNLDDTAYGDMDEDSKGIVANQSICEQTVLPNHSLQTPDMQLSTDLDYLQFRRRLPYNTTDPSVIEQQHLLLDFLINNNMCTEENFTIFIADPDNHKEEAAKIVDQVFVLVNEQEYFRQRLPYNTNDPEVEGQQHRMLDFLIENNICTEETFDIFIANYNQRRKEADEIMQTLQKTEKENVSLTPLQDVDTDVKLQSNISETSKPSDKTEGSVQQRDDEPRLPLPRSSESDKRKLFPIFYSNPWKPLQQQSKRDFSRTLNLGRGANQYQIDAGQRYFGTHQCKQCGLVYSIHEAEEEKLHRDYHASLHLLRFKGWIDEDIVAIYPEWGADGRILRITESSHNRRHERLADVLKIVDKELGFASYVIPSTFIAYLAVRKYQIVGLCLVVPLEKANKYIKVDGIDCCTEEEYPAKCGISRIWVSPLHRRLHIATKLINAVQQNTIFGEEIPLDLIAFSAPTEAGRKLAQKVTQTDNFLVYQ, via the exons ATGGAAACTCCAAAGAGTTTAAGAAAACCACGTACTACACGTAATCCAACACCAAGATTATCGGAGAGAAAGAAAAGTTTATTTTCCGATGGCGAAATTAAAGTGGCGGGAAATGATATGTTGGAAGGAATTGAACTACTAGATTCTTCACATATAAGcgaaaataacaacataaatacaAGGAGTAGGCGTAATATTGAAAAGCTTTTAGATTCAAATCATAAATCAAGTACCATAAGTTTCCTTAACGATGCTCTTATTGATACTGAAAAACCTGTGCGTACGTCACCTTTACGCAGAAGTCCTCGTACCAAAtgtgttaaaattaatttgcagaACATTGCCTTAAAGATTCCAAGTGGTAAAGAAAATGCACCAAATACTGATCAAGCGGATTGTTCTGATGAGCAGctgcaaaaaatgtttaaatcctCAATGACGATAACCTGTAATAGTACTCCGGAAATAATAAATGGGTGCCCGGTACTACGGTCCGAAGCACACAAACGCTCTCATGAATCAACCGAAGAAAACTTGGGATTAAGTCCTcacaaaaaaactcaaaaaatttcatcatatgACGAAGTATCTGCCacaatttcaacaacaaaattttattctaCATCCCGTCCAACAAATCTATGTTCGgaagttcaaaaaaatatgtctGCCGTGATAAAATCACCACCACtaactagtaaaaatatttctccCCGAACTCGTAGTCGGCGGAGTTTcggacaaataaatattaacaaaggaGTGAAACACAAAATTAGACGACCGGTACGAACTATTGTATCGGGAAAAAGTAGCGTTCGAGGTTCACTCTCTTCTGTAGATATTGATacgatattaaaaaatgtacgcAACGAAAATCTAAAGAATCGCATCGCCTCTAAAAGAGTGGAGCGACAAAATATAGAAAAGATCCATAATATTTTCCGTTCATGTAAGAACCCAATTGAGATGGCTCGGCCCCTCACAGTTATATCAGGAATAGATGATACTAACAATAATATATCTGAATATGTTTTGTCAACAAGTAAAAACGATCAAGAAATTCAAATGGTTGAAGACATTGATACAGATTTTTCAGACATCGATAGTAATTTTGATGAATATGAAGAAATATCAAATGCAGAGGAAATTATTCCTTTAATTTCGCATGAACCAGCCACGATAGAAGCCGCTATTGTTGGAAACGATTCTCTGTCCGAGACAGCTTCTGTTCCaacgaaaaaaaagtttttcaaatcaGGTCGAAGTAACAATACGCCTAAAGAAATTCGTATTACAGATAATATTAGAGCTTCTGTTTGCAATGGTAAATTATCTTTGATacaagaagaaaagaaaataaaaaagaaaccaaaaagaaGAACGTCAA cTACTTATGATATATCCGATGAGCAAGCAACTGTTGAAgcgattttaaaaaatttagatgaCACGGCCTATGGGGATATGGACGAAGATTCTAAAGGCATTGTCGCTAATCAATCTATTTGTGAACAGACAGTTTTACCGAATCATTCATTGCAAACTCCTGACATGCAGCTTTCTACTGATTTGGATTATTTACAGTTTCGTAGACGGCTTCCGTACAATACGACTGATCCATCAGTAATagaacaacaacatttgttACTTGATTTTCTAATTAATAACAATATGTGCACAGAAGAAAACTTTACTATCTTCATAGCAGATCCAGACAACCATAAAGAAGAGGCTGCAAAAATTGTTGACCAAGTATTTGTATTGGTAAATGAGCAAGAATACTTTCGTCAACGTCTGCCCTATAATACCAATGACCCTGAAGTGGAAGGGCAACAACATCGAATGCTGGACtttctaattgaaaataatatatgtacggAAGAAacgtttgatatttttattgcaaattacaaTCAGAGACGTAAAGAGGCAGATGAAATAATGCAAACATTACAGAAAACAGAAAAAGAAAATGTCTCGTTAACCCCTTTACAAGACGTCGATACTGACGTGAAATTACAGAGCAATATTTCCGAAACTTCAAAACCTTCGGATAAAACGGAAGGTTCTGTTCAACAACGTGATGACGAACCTCGATTGCCTTTACCTCGGTCTAGCGAAAGCGACAAGCGTAAGCTTTTcccaatattttattcaaatccaTGGaaaccattacaacaacaatctaAACGAGACTTTTCACGAACTTTGAATTTGGGCCGGGGAGCTAATCAATACCAAATCGATGCAGGACAAAGATACTTTGGTACTCACCAATGTAAACAATGTGGTCTGGTTTACAGCATTCATGAAGCCGAGGAAGAAAAACTGCACCGGGACTATCATGCATCTTTGCATTTACTGCGATTCAAGGGTTGGATCGATGAAGATATCGTAGCTATCTACCCCGAATGGGGTGCTGATGGCCGTATTTTGCGAATCACAGAATCCTCACACAATAGACGGCATGAACGTTTAGCTGATGTATTGAAAATTGTCGATAAGGAACTGGGATTTGCCTCCTATGTTATCCCATCAACTTTTATT GCGTATTTGGCTGTCCGTAAATACCAAATTGTTGGTCTTTGTTTAGTTGTACCCCTCGAAAAAgctaacaaatatattaaagtaGATGGGATCGACTGTTGCACTGAAGAAGAATATCCTGCcaa ATGCGGTATATCTCGTATATGGGTTTCCCCATTACATAGGCGGCTACATATAGCAACAAAACTAATAAACGCGGTCCAGCAAAACACCATATTTGGAGAGGAAATTCCATTGGATTTGATAGCATTCAGTGCCCCAACTGAAGCTGGACGAAAACTCGCGCAGAAAGTGACACAAACAGATAATTTCTTGGTGTACCAGTGA